One genomic region from Arcobacter sp. LA11 encodes:
- a CDS encoding fumarate reductase flavoprotein subunit — translation MKIKYCDALVIGGGLAGLRSAVAAAQKGLSTTVLSLVPVKRSHSAAAQGGMQASLGNAKMSEGDNEDVHFQDTVKGSDWGCDQEVARMFVTTAPKAIRELAAWGVPWTRIKKGNHDAVINTKRTTIFEDDDKHGLINSRDFGGTKKWRTCYTADATGHTMLFAVANEALKLDVNIEDRKEAIGLIHNKGRCYGAIVRDLITGEIVAYVAKGTLIATGGYGRIYEITTNAVICEGIGTAIALETGIAKLGNMEAVQFHPTPLFPSGILLTEGCRGDGGVLRDKNGHRFMPDYEPEKKDLASRDVVSRRMMEHMRKGLGVDSPYGTHLWLDISILGREHIERNLRDVQEICEYFAGIDPADEGQKGWAPVHPMQHYSMGGIRTKPTGESQTLKGLFSAGEAACWDMHGFNRLGGNSVSETVVAGMIIGNYFADFCKDNQVDIKTSVIEKFVQEKESYMNELISRKGAEDVFRIKNKMKKLMQEYVGIFRDGEGLEKAVKELEELLIQSKNIAIKDKQLYANPELEEAYRVPMMLKVALCVAKGALDRTESRGAHTREDYPKRDDENWLKRTLTSWKEGDTMPTVEYEALDIMTMEIPPGFRGYGAKGNLIENSLSEIRQIEVDGITENMQEEGKDRYQIQDALMPFPLQNEYKRKNKRLGDK, via the coding sequence ATGAAAATTAAATATTGTGATGCACTAGTAATTGGTGGTGGTTTAGCTGGATTACGTTCAGCAGTTGCAGCTGCTCAAAAAGGACTTAGTACAACAGTTCTAAGTTTAGTTCCTGTAAAAAGATCTCATAGTGCAGCAGCTCAAGGTGGTATGCAAGCATCTTTAGGAAATGCAAAAATGAGTGAAGGTGACAACGAAGATGTTCACTTCCAAGACACTGTAAAAGGCTCAGATTGGGGATGTGACCAAGAAGTTGCACGTATGTTTGTGACAACTGCACCAAAAGCAATTAGAGAACTTGCCGCTTGGGGTGTTCCTTGGACTAGAATAAAAAAAGGAAACCATGACGCAGTTATAAACACAAAAAGAACTACAATTTTTGAAGATGATGATAAACATGGACTTATTAACTCAAGAGATTTTGGTGGAACAAAAAAATGGAGAACCTGTTACACTGCAGATGCAACTGGACATACAATGCTTTTTGCAGTTGCAAATGAAGCACTTAAATTAGATGTAAACATTGAAGATAGAAAAGAGGCAATTGGACTTATTCATAATAAAGGAAGATGTTATGGAGCAATTGTTAGAGACCTCATCACAGGAGAAATAGTTGCTTATGTTGCAAAAGGGACTCTTATTGCAACAGGTGGATATGGACGAATATATGAAATTACGACAAATGCAGTAATCTGTGAAGGTATAGGTACAGCTATTGCACTTGAAACTGGAATTGCAAAACTTGGAAATATGGAAGCAGTTCAATTTCACCCTACACCACTTTTTCCATCAGGAATTTTATTAACTGAAGGTTGTAGAGGTGATGGTGGAGTTCTAAGAGATAAAAACGGCCATAGATTTATGCCAGATTATGAACCTGAGAAAAAAGACCTTGCTTCAAGGGATGTAGTATCTAGAAGAATGATGGAACATATGAGAAAAGGGTTAGGTGTTGATTCACCATATGGAACTCATCTTTGGTTAGATATATCAATTTTAGGAAGAGAACATATTGAAAGAAACTTAAGAGATGTTCAAGAAATCTGTGAGTACTTTGCAGGAATTGATCCAGCAGATGAAGGACAAAAAGGTTGGGCGCCAGTTCATCCTATGCAACACTATTCAATGGGTGGAATTAGAACAAAACCAACAGGAGAATCTCAAACACTAAAAGGTTTATTTAGTGCAGGAGAAGCTGCATGTTGGGATATGCATGGATTTAATAGACTTGGAGGAAATTCAGTTTCTGAAACTGTTGTTGCAGGTATGATTATTGGTAATTATTTTGCTGATTTTTGTAAAGACAATCAAGTTGATATTAAAACATCTGTTATTGAAAAATTTGTTCAAGAAAAAGAATCTTATATGAATGAACTTATTTCAAGAAAAGGTGCAGAGGATGTATTTAGAATCAAAAACAAAATGAAAAAACTTATGCAAGAATATGTTGGAATCTTTAGAGATGGTGAAGGATTAGAAAAAGCCGTAAAAGAACTTGAAGAACTTTTAATCCAATCTAAAAATATTGCAATAAAAGATAAACAATTATATGCAAATCCTGAGTTAGAAGAAGCCTATAGAGTTCCTATGATGTTAAAAGTTGCTCTTTGTGTAGCTAAAGGAGCATTAGATAGAACAGAATCTAGAGGAGCCCATACAAGAGAGGATTATCCTAAAAGAGATGATGAAAATTGGTTAAAAAGAACTCTTACTTCGTGGAAAGAAGGAGATACAATGCCGACTGTTGAGTATGAAGCACTAGATATTATGACAATGGAAATTCCTCCAGGATTTAGAGGATATGGAGCAAAAGGAAATTTAATTGAAAACTCTTTAAGTGAAATTAGACAAATCGAAGTAGATGGAATAACAGAAAATATGCAAGAAGAAGGAAAAGATAGATATCAAATTCAAGATGCACTTATGCCTTTTCCATTACAAAATGAATATAAAAGAAAAAATAAAAGATTAGGAGATAAATAA
- a CDS encoding fumarate reductase cytochrome b subunit: MEKIIEAYTGLTIEGKKSQTPAKYDKLLTATGVVLALFMMGHMFFVSTILLGKDVMYKVTKLFELDFIFEGGLPIIVSIFVAIISFIFIIHALLGIRKFPTSYKTYIKVKEHAKMMNHKDTSMWMFQWISGLIMIFAASIHLYIMFTQPENIGPYASAQRVVSENMWLLYAILLICVEIHGSVGLYRAAMKWGWFDGENPKETRKKLYNTKKALSAFFLVLGFITLLAYVKIGIENGSQPGIKYTPKNNISIEISKK; this comes from the coding sequence ATGGAAAAAATAATAGAAGCCTATACTGGCTTAACTATAGAAGGGAAGAAAAGTCAGACTCCTGCTAAATATGACAAACTTCTCACAGCTACTGGTGTTGTTCTGGCTCTGTTTATGATGGGACATATGTTCTTTGTTTCTACAATTTTACTTGGCAAAGATGTGATGTACAAAGTTACAAAACTTTTTGAACTCGATTTTATATTTGAAGGTGGACTACCTATTATTGTAAGTATATTTGTTGCTATTATCTCTTTTATATTTATAATTCACGCCCTTTTAGGAATTAGAAAATTCCCAACTTCTTATAAAACATATATAAAAGTAAAAGAGCATGCAAAGATGATGAATCATAAAGATACATCAATGTGGATGTTTCAATGGATTAGCGGATTAATTATGATTTTTGCTGCATCTATTCACCTATATATTATGTTCACTCAACCAGAAAATATAGGTCCCTATGCAAGTGCACAAAGAGTTGTAAGTGAAAATATGTGGCTTTTATATGCGATTTTATTAATCTGTGTAGAAATTCATGGTTCAGTTGGACTTTACCGTGCAGCTATGAAATGGGGTTGGTTTGATGGAGAAAATCCAAAAGAGACAAGAAAAAAACTTTATAACACAAAAAAAGCATTAAGTGCATTCTTTCTAGTACTTGGATTTATCACACTTCTTGCATATGTAAAAATTGGAATAGAAAATGGTTCACAACCAGGTATAAAATATACTCCTAAAAATAACATATCAATTGAAATATCAAAGAAATAA
- a CDS encoding sodium:alanine symporter family protein — translation MEILNNFISSASGFVWGVPMLILLVGTGLYLTIRLKGMQFWALGHAFKLIFVKEENAKGDITHFQALMTALAATVGIGNIVGVATAITFGGPGAVFWMWITGLVGMATKYSEAILAVKYREEGTNGFKGGPMYYLAKGANMPKLGFAFALFTVLASFGIGNMTQSNAVANALSSQFATPTWITGIVLLTITSFVILGGIKSIGKTTSFLIPFMIFVYLTTAIIILATNADKISDAFGLIFYHAFNPIAAGGGFAGAAVAAAIRYGIARGVFSNESGLGSAPIAAAAAKTNDPVKQALVSMTQTFIDTLVVCTMTALIILMAPIWTTGGSAGELTLKSFEFFLGDYGAIVVVVATILFGYSTILGWSYYGEKAFEYIFGEKSIKIYRVVFVSFVMIGAMMELKLVWNFSDLANGLMAIPNLIALLILSKIVSEETNRYFKEK, via the coding sequence ATGGAAATATTAAATAATTTTATTTCATCAGCCTCAGGATTTGTATGGGGAGTACCAATGTTAATATTACTAGTTGGTACAGGTTTATATTTAACAATCAGATTAAAAGGTATGCAATTTTGGGCTTTAGGCCATGCATTTAAATTAATTTTTGTAAAAGAAGAAAATGCAAAAGGTGATATTACTCATTTTCAAGCTCTTATGACAGCACTTGCAGCAACAGTAGGAATAGGAAATATTGTTGGAGTAGCAACAGCTATTACTTTTGGGGGACCTGGTGCAGTATTCTGGATGTGGATAACAGGACTTGTGGGAATGGCAACAAAATACTCAGAAGCAATCTTAGCAGTAAAATATAGAGAAGAAGGTACAAATGGTTTTAAAGGTGGACCAATGTACTATTTAGCAAAAGGTGCAAATATGCCAAAACTTGGTTTTGCCTTTGCTTTATTTACAGTATTAGCATCATTTGGTATTGGAAATATGACACAATCAAATGCAGTAGCAAATGCTCTATCTTCACAATTTGCAACTCCTACTTGGATTACAGGTATAGTTTTACTTACTATTACCTCATTTGTAATATTAGGTGGAATTAAATCAATTGGAAAAACAACTTCTTTTTTAATTCCATTTATGATTTTTGTATATTTAACAACTGCAATTATTATTCTAGCTACAAACGCAGATAAAATTTCAGATGCCTTTGGATTAATTTTTTACCATGCATTTAATCCAATAGCAGCAGGTGGTGGATTTGCAGGTGCAGCAGTTGCAGCTGCAATTAGATATGGTATTGCAAGAGGTGTGTTTTCAAATGAATCTGGGCTTGGATCTGCACCAATTGCAGCAGCTGCGGCAAAAACAAATGACCCAGTTAAACAAGCCTTAGTATCAATGACACAGACTTTTATTGATACACTTGTAGTTTGTACAATGACAGCACTTATTATTCTTATGGCACCAATTTGGACAACAGGAGGAAGTGCAGGAGAATTGACACTAAAAAGTTTTGAATTCTTCTTAGGAGATTACGGAGCAATTGTAGTTGTAGTTGCAACTATTCTTTTTGGTTATTCAACTATTCTGGGTTGGTCATATTATGGAGAAAAAGCTTTTGAATATATTTTTGGTGAAAAATCAATAAAAATATATAGAGTTGTTTTTGTAAGTTTTGTTATGATTGGTGCAATGATGGAACTAAAACTGGTATGGAATTTTTCAGACCTTGCAAACGGACTAATGGCAATTCCAAACTTAATAGCATTATTAATACTTTCTAAAATAGTTTCAGAAGAAACTAATAGATACTTCAAAGAAAAATAA
- the trxB gene encoding thioredoxin-disulfide reductase: MLDLAIIGGGPAGLTAGLYATRGGLKNVTMFEMGMPGGQITGSSEIENYPGQSGLMTGMELMENWPKQCQQFGLKHEMNQVSQVTKEGDIFTLTLIDGTKQEAKSVLLATGSVPRRAGFEGEDKFFGRGISTCATCDGFFYKGKEVALIGGGDSALEEAVYLAKLCSKVYLVHRRDTYRAAPSTIEHMKACENIEEVTNVTVEEVYGDNMGVTGLKVKEKESGDIRDLPVPGVFVFVGRDVLSDSLKQEDGSYLCDVNEQTEVIVDLKMRTNVPGLYAAGDVRIDAAKQVVCAAADGATAAVDIIEYLG; this comes from the coding sequence ATGTTGGACTTGGCAATTATTGGTGGTGGACCTGCAGGACTTACAGCAGGATTATATGCGACTAGAGGTGGATTAAAAAACGTAACTATGTTTGAAATGGGAATGCCTGGTGGGCAGATTACAGGAAGTAGTGAGATAGAGAACTATCCTGGACAATCTGGACTTATGACTGGTATGGAATTAATGGAAAACTGGCCTAAACAGTGTCAACAATTTGGTTTAAAGCATGAAATGAATCAAGTATCACAAGTTACTAAAGAAGGTGATATTTTTACTTTAACTTTAATTGATGGTACAAAACAAGAAGCAAAATCTGTTTTATTAGCAACTGGTTCAGTTCCAAGACGAGCTGGTTTTGAAGGTGAAGATAAGTTTTTTGGAAGAGGAATTTCTACTTGTGCAACTTGTGATGGTTTTTTCTATAAAGGAAAAGAAGTAGCACTTATTGGTGGTGGTGATTCAGCTTTAGAAGAAGCAGTATATTTAGCTAAGTTATGTTCAAAAGTATATTTAGTACATAGAAGAGATACATATAGAGCAGCTCCAAGTACAATAGAGCATATGAAAGCTTGTGAAAATATTGAAGAAGTAACAAATGTAACTGTAGAAGAAGTTTATGGTGACAATATGGGTGTTACTGGACTTAAAGTAAAAGAAAAAGAATCTGGAGATATTAGAGACTTACCTGTTCCTGGTGTTTTTGTATTTGTTGGACGGGATGTATTAAGTGATTCTTTAAAACAAGAAGATGGGTCATACCTTTGTGATGTAAATGAGCAAACAGAAGTAATTGTAGATTTAAAAATGAGAACAAATGTTCCAGGATTATATGCCGCAGGTGATGTGAGAATTGATGCAGCAAAACAAGTTGTATGTGCAGCAGCAGATGGTGCAACAGCAGCAGTGGATATTATTGAGTATTTAGGATAA
- the dapB gene encoding 4-hydroxy-tetrahydrodipicolinate reductase — MVNVGIVGSTGRVGSLLIDDLGLDEEAKLSACHVFDELKKPVPEGTVITNDMKTLLEVSDVIIDFSAPVATEALLTEIVENGGTKPLVIATTGFSKHQQNLLLEASKKVPVLYATNMSLGVAVLNKLVSLASKALKEFDCEIVEQHHRYKVDSPSGTALTLAEHAAKARDLDLDAVRISGRDGEIGARTKDEIGVMSLRGGDIVGRHTVGLYNDGEFIELHHTATARNTFSRGAIKAAKWLVNQEAGLYSINDCLGL, encoded by the coding sequence ATGGTAAATGTAGGAATTGTAGGTAGTACAGGTAGAGTAGGGTCTTTATTAATTGATGACTTAGGGTTAGATGAAGAAGCAAAATTAAGTGCATGTCATGTGTTTGATGAGTTAAAAAAACCTGTTCCTGAAGGAACAGTTATAACAAATGATATGAAAACCTTATTAGAGGTTTCTGATGTTATTATTGATTTTAGTGCACCTGTTGCAACTGAAGCACTTCTTACAGAGATTGTTGAAAATGGTGGTACAAAACCCTTAGTTATAGCAACTACTGGATTTAGTAAACATCAGCAAAATTTACTTTTAGAAGCTAGTAAAAAAGTACCTGTACTTTATGCAACTAATATGAGTTTAGGTGTTGCAGTTTTAAATAAGCTTGTTTCTCTTGCTTCAAAAGCATTAAAAGAGTTTGATTGTGAAATTGTTGAGCAACATCATAGATATAAAGTTGATTCACCTTCTGGTACAGCTCTTACACTTGCAGAACATGCAGCAAAAGCTAGAGATTTAGATTTAGATGCAGTTAGAATTTCTGGGCGTGATGGTGAAATTGGTGCAAGAACTAAAGATGAAATTGGTGTTATGTCTTTAAGAGGTGGTGATATTGTAGGTCGTCATACTGTTGGATTATATAATGATGGTGAATTTATAGAATTACATCATACTGCAACAGCTAGAAATACTTTTTCTAGAGGTGCTATTAAAGCAGCTAAATGGTTGGTTAATCAAGAAGCTGGTTTATATTCAATCAATGACTGTCTTGGTCTGTAA
- the purF gene encoding amidophosphoribosyltransferase yields MCAIVGIYGNENAARLASLALFSMQHRGQEATGISSSCEGKIFTKKDRGLVSEVFTDEALNYLKGNMAIGHNRYSTAGGDSILDAQPVFAKYKLGEISIVHNGNLINKKEVRNDLIDKGAIFQTGMDTENLIHLIAKNTKDRLRDRIKEALDRTIGAYCFIIQSRNKQFVIRDRYGIRPLSLGKIKSGGYIVASETCAFELVDAEFIRDVKPGEMLIFSEGHEEPESIQLFEPDFRPCAFEYVYFARPDSFVDGKTVYETRENMGKTLAKNDSTSSTKYDMVVPVPDSGVPAALGYAAQSGIPFKYGIIRNHYVGRTFIEPTQEMRSMKVKMKLSPMRSLIEGKSLLVIDDSIVRGTTSKRIVRMLKDAGAKEVHFRVASPEIKFPCYYGIDTPNKEELISNNMSKDEVCKYIEADSLEYLSIEDLKNSIGNDRNYALESFNGDYFVKK; encoded by the coding sequence ATGTGTGCAATAGTTGGTATTTACGGTAATGAAAACGCTGCAAGATTAGCATCTTTAGCTCTATTCTCAATGCAACATAGAGGACAAGAAGCAACTGGAATCTCTTCATCATGTGAAGGTAAAATTTTTACTAAAAAAGATAGAGGCTTAGTATCTGAAGTATTTACAGATGAAGCATTGAACTATTTAAAAGGTAATATGGCTATTGGTCATAATAGATACTCAACTGCGGGTGGAGATTCTATATTAGATGCACAGCCAGTATTTGCAAAGTATAAGCTTGGTGAAATTTCTATTGTACATAATGGAAATTTAATTAATAAAAAAGAAGTTAGAAATGATTTAATTGATAAAGGTGCTATTTTCCAAACAGGAATGGATACTGAAAATTTAATTCATTTAATTGCAAAGAATACGAAAGATAGATTAAGAGATAGAATTAAAGAAGCTTTAGATAGAACTATTGGAGCTTACTGTTTTATTATCCAATCTAGAAATAAGCAATTTGTTATTAGAGATAGATATGGGATTAGACCTTTATCATTAGGGAAAATTAAATCAGGTGGTTATATTGTAGCAAGTGAAACTTGTGCTTTTGAACTAGTTGATGCAGAGTTTATAAGAGATGTAAAACCAGGTGAGATGTTGATTTTTAGCGAAGGACATGAAGAACCTGAATCAATTCAATTATTTGAACCTGATTTTAGACCATGTGCTTTTGAATATGTATATTTTGCGCGTCCTGACTCTTTTGTAGATGGAAAGACTGTTTATGAAACAAGAGAAAATATGGGAAAAACTTTAGCTAAAAATGACTCTACAAGTTCTACTAAATATGATATGGTTGTTCCTGTTCCAGATTCAGGAGTTCCTGCTGCTCTTGGTTATGCAGCACAGAGTGGAATACCTTTTAAATATGGAATTATTAGAAACCACTACGTAGGAAGAACTTTCATTGAGCCTACTCAAGAGATGAGAAGTATGAAAGTTAAGATGAAACTTTCTCCAATGAGATCTCTGATTGAAGGAAAATCTTTACTTGTTATTGATGATTCAATTGTAAGAGGTACTACTTCTAAAAGAATAGTTAGAATGTTAAAAGATGCTGGCGCGAAAGAGGTTCATTTTAGAGTTGCAAGTCCAGAAATTAAGTTTCCTTGTTATTATGGAATAGATACTCCAAATAAAGAAGAATTAATTTCAAATAATATGTCTAAAGATGAAGTATGTAAATATATTGAAGCAGATAGTTTAGAATATTTATCTATAGAAGATTTAAAGAACTCTATTGGAAACGATAGAAATTATGCATTAGAGAGTTTCAACGGTGACTATTTCGTTAAAAAGTAA
- a CDS encoding TIGR01212 family radical SAM protein (This family includes YhcC from E. coli K-12, an uncharacterized radical SAM protein.): MKNNLKEVLTIGRYFRREFGETVYKVPISIGGFTCPNIDGTVAKGGCTFCENDSFSPNLQEKKPSFKLNPRVEENPFLDKQLQQLQMQFDATKQRLENKFEAKKFIVYFQSFTNTYAPLATLKALYKKALSFDNVIGLSIGTRTDCMTDEILDFLEELSKDKEIWVEYGIQSFYDETLEKINRGDDASNMRTWITKTKQRNLKVCGHLIYGLPDEDQEMMLETFNQTIDLNVDSIKFHPLYVVKNTLLTKDFKQGRFTPISEELYIDTVVKSIKNLPDNVSVQRVTAGIDDSTLLSPNWCRNKHQQIQNIKKALIKEGLKY, from the coding sequence TTGAAAAATAATCTAAAAGAAGTACTTACTATTGGTAGGTACTTCAGACGTGAGTTTGGAGAAACAGTATATAAGGTTCCAATTTCTATTGGAGGATTTACCTGTCCTAATATTGATGGAACAGTTGCAAAAGGTGGATGTACTTTTTGTGAGAATGATTCTTTTTCACCAAATTTACAAGAAAAAAAGCCTTCTTTTAAATTAAATCCAAGAGTTGAAGAAAATCCTTTTTTAGATAAACAACTTCAACAACTTCAAATGCAATTTGATGCAACAAAACAAAGACTTGAAAATAAATTTGAAGCAAAAAAATTTATAGTATATTTTCAATCTTTTACAAATACTTACGCACCTCTTGCAACTTTAAAAGCTTTATATAAAAAAGCACTTAGCTTTGATAATGTAATTGGTCTTTCAATTGGTACAAGAACTGATTGTATGACAGATGAAATTTTAGATTTTCTAGAAGAGTTATCAAAAGATAAAGAGATATGGGTTGAGTATGGAATTCAATCTTTTTATGATGAAACTTTAGAAAAAATAAATCGTGGTGATGATGCTTCTAATATGAGAACATGGATTACTAAAACAAAGCAGAGAAACCTAAAAGTTTGTGGACATTTGATTTATGGACTTCCTGATGAAGATCAAGAGATGATGCTAGAAACATTTAATCAAACTATAGATTTAAATGTTGACTCAATTAAGTTTCATCCTTTATATGTTGTTAAAAATACATTGTTAACAAAAGATTTCAAACAGGGACGATTTACTCCTATTTCTGAAGAGTTATATATTGATACGGTTGTAAAATCAATTAAAAATCTTCCTGATAATGTATCTGTTCAAAGAGTAACAGCAGGAATTGATGATAGTACACTATTATCACCTAACTGGTGTCGAAATAAACATCAACAAATTCAAAATATTAAAAAAGCTTTGATAAAAGAAGGTTTAAAATACTAA
- a CDS encoding LysR family transcriptional regulator, which produces MLTDFAKLETFLTVVREKSFSKASAKLGISQPAVTQQMKFIEDYLDVQVVDRKKNGIRLTKEGQMLYAIAQKIERCVNNAEKEVLKIMNKDVTFVFGASFIIGNYILPRFLNNLKENINNDVSINVSVSHKAIEDLLDKKIDMALVENYIPDDDIIYREWMDDEIVIFSNQKLPAKAKAADLLSYKWVCRNPDSNTRLIFKESLEKANYPDCDTFDVTSEVTSATTIVQTVLHSDKNETPTVSIVSRNAIESLLKADALYESRIGNHKMTRKLYIAYRKDRKHDAFIENVVDYLLKIK; this is translated from the coding sequence ATGTTAACAGATTTTGCAAAACTAGAGACTTTTTTAACAGTAGTAAGAGAAAAATCCTTTTCCAAAGCTTCTGCAAAACTTGGTATTTCTCAGCCAGCTGTTACACAACAGATGAAATTTATTGAAGACTATTTAGATGTCCAAGTCGTTGATAGAAAGAAGAATGGAATTAGACTTACAAAAGAAGGTCAAATGTTATATGCAATTGCACAAAAAATAGAAAGATGTGTAAACAATGCAGAAAAAGAAGTATTAAAAATAATGAATAAAGATGTTACTTTTGTATTTGGTGCATCATTTATTATTGGTAATTATATTTTACCAAGATTTTTAAATAACCTAAAAGAAAATATCAATAACGATGTATCAATTAATGTTTCTGTTTCACATAAAGCAATTGAAGATTTACTTGATAAAAAAATAGATATGGCTTTAGTTGAAAATTATATTCCAGATGATGATATTATTTATAGAGAATGGATGGATGATGAAATCGTAATATTCTCAAACCAAAAACTTCCAGCAAAAGCAAAAGCTGCTGATTTATTATCTTACAAATGGGTATGTAGAAATCCTGATTCAAATACAAGACTAATATTTAAAGAATCATTAGAAAAAGCAAATTATCCAGATTGTGATACATTTGATGTAACATCTGAAGTAACAAGTGCAACAACGATTGTACAAACAGTTTTACACTCAGATAAGAATGAAACACCAACAGTATCAATTGTATCTAGAAATGCTATTGAGTCACTACTAAAAGCTGATGCACTATATGAATCTAGAATTGGTAATCATAAAATGACAAGAAAACTATATATTGCATATAGAAAAGATAGAAAACATGATGCATTTATAGAGAATGTAGTTGACTATTTACTAAAAATAAAATAA